The DNA segment CGAAGACGCATCGGAGGCAGGCGGTCGCGCCGGGAATCACCGACATCGCCTGTCCCGTCATCCCGATCACGCCGCCGTACACGAATGGCGTGCGCGAATCGAGGCAGACATCGTTGATAAGGAATTTCGCGACGGGGCTGTCGGTCGCGTCGATAATGAAATCGTGACGCGCGATCAGCCGGGCGGCGTTGGATGAATCGAGCGAGGTTGTGTGCGTCTCGACGGCGCAATCCGGAAATTTGGCGGAGATCCATCGCGCGGCGGCGACGACTTTCGGCGTGCCGAGATCGTCAGTCGTGAAGATCACCTGGCGCGCGAGATTCGAGAGATCGATCGGGTCGGGATCGACGAGCGTCAATCGTCGAGCGCCGTCGCGAGCGAGCGTACACGCGGCGGGGACGCCGAGTCCTCCGATTCCCACGATCAGGATTGAAAA comes from the Candidatus Binatus sp. genome and includes:
- a CDS encoding ThiF family adenylyltransferase, which gives rise to MTTREFSILIVGIGGLGVPAACTLARDGARRLTLVDPDPIDLSNLARQVIFTTDDLGTPKVVAAARWISAKFPDCAVETHTTSLDSSNAARLIARHDFIIDATDSPVAKFLINDVCLDSRTPFVYGGVIGMTGQAMSVIPGATACLRCVFENAPDETEIASCREAGILGPVAGAIGAMQAAEAMRASRAEELALTGKILTYDAAANARVRLTPISPRRGCICGASKSQPSRTSSTSRTLPVARP